A section of the Spirosoma pollinicola genome encodes:
- a CDS encoding DEAD/DEAH box helicase, producing the protein MPIQPDRRDIPNEKPIYCLEGITISTLTDSLLAKHSGGFVSSADDYADIVPQLIDLHHGSFTTASRSAYFPLVVVRQTEQSLRVSCACTAPKDTLCTHQVQVLSAIIRRNELLIFFDTPLRHEAIKRIAKDYGLENEPFPDDFFQVEIENKSIHIHPKRPELIRLNQADKEYLTAQLLPKATPFGPLIDDPSPNLKRILVFTKHRFYENFCLELFDANTAKNGRIKNPLHSLQPFDLLTQVDNLSEVKFYSAVAKFQNHHRSKKEDIDLAALRLVAKNPLKMGVYYHSASVSENITSHSLVPIKLESLQADLTLTVRKEGDFYEIWGSLSHNGTAHELHKLVIRYDYFLLLDDALYLIENTDYLPVIHYFNKTNNRIVIHQSKYEEFRQTVLTSLEDRVQIKYTYLKPATPAQLSEGGFIQERERIIYLSDSENYVQITPVIKYGNVEVPVLSKRQIQSVDSKGKPFTVTRDDAAEIQLTMAVLQAHPDFYDQLNQSCFYLHKKHVLDENWFLSAFDTWTSQHIHILGFNTLRNNKLNHNKARVSVNVSSGLNWFETSLGLTYGKQRVSLKHLHKAIKNKSRFVTLDDGTQGVLPTEWLERFTAFFQAGDVVDEQIRTPRVSFSSVRELYTDDELMNDVKDQLALFAKGFRDFESIRPVAVPTELQATLRDYQKEGLNWLNFLDEVGFGGCLADDMGLGKTLQIIAFILLQRMKNHTYTNLIVVPTSLLFNWQAEVARFAPSLTIHTFYGANRSLRKKEFDQYDIILTSYGTLLSEIRFLKEYAFNYVFLDESQAIKNPESQRYQAARLLHSRNKIVLTGTPTENHTFDLYGQLSFACPGLLGSYNYFKAHYSTPIDKFDDRQRARELQARISPFILRRTKAQVATELPDKTEMVLHCEMGPEQRSVYDAYEQEFRNYLLTTKEGDIPRARLHVLQGLTKLRQICNSPVLLNDEEFYGNSSAKIDVLMEQIENKSPNHKILVFSQFVTMLDLIRTQLETRQISFEYLTGQTTNRAASVNRFQSDDTVRVFLISLKAGGNGLNLTQADYVYLVDPWWNPAVENQAIDRSYRIGQKKNVMAIRLLCPNTIEEKILELQASKQELADNLVRTDISILKSLSKNDLLQLLS; encoded by the coding sequence ATGCCCATTCAGCCGGATAGACGTGATATCCCCAATGAAAAACCCATCTATTGTCTGGAAGGTATCACGATTTCTACGCTGACAGATAGTTTGCTGGCCAAACATAGTGGTGGATTCGTGTCGTCGGCAGATGACTACGCCGATATTGTACCACAACTCATTGATCTGCATCATGGCTCATTTACTACCGCTTCGCGCTCAGCCTATTTCCCACTTGTGGTCGTCAGACAAACAGAGCAATCACTGCGGGTGTCCTGTGCCTGTACTGCGCCAAAAGACACATTATGTACACATCAGGTACAGGTTTTATCGGCAATAATTCGGCGAAATGAACTCCTCATCTTCTTCGACACACCCCTCCGGCATGAAGCGATCAAACGGATTGCCAAAGACTATGGGCTAGAGAATGAGCCGTTCCCCGACGATTTTTTTCAGGTAGAAATCGAGAATAAATCCATACATATCCACCCTAAACGCCCGGAACTCATTCGACTAAATCAGGCCGATAAAGAATACCTGACGGCCCAGTTACTGCCGAAGGCGACGCCATTTGGGCCGCTCATAGATGACCCCAGCCCAAACCTGAAACGAATCCTGGTCTTTACGAAACACCGATTTTACGAAAATTTTTGCCTTGAACTTTTTGATGCAAATACGGCTAAAAATGGCCGGATAAAGAACCCGCTCCATTCGCTCCAGCCGTTTGATCTACTCACGCAGGTCGATAACCTGAGCGAAGTAAAGTTCTATTCGGCAGTAGCTAAATTCCAGAATCATCATCGTTCAAAGAAAGAGGATATAGATCTGGCCGCCCTGCGGCTGGTGGCAAAAAACCCATTAAAAATGGGCGTTTACTACCACTCAGCCAGTGTTTCAGAAAACATCACTTCCCACTCGCTCGTGCCGATAAAACTGGAAAGCCTACAGGCCGACCTTACTTTAACAGTGCGAAAAGAGGGTGATTTCTACGAAATATGGGGGTCACTCAGTCATAACGGCACCGCTCATGAGTTGCATAAACTCGTTATCAGATACGATTACTTTCTTCTGCTCGATGATGCACTTTACCTTATTGAAAACACTGACTATCTGCCGGTTATCCATTATTTCAACAAGACTAATAACCGAATCGTCATTCACCAATCGAAGTATGAGGAGTTTCGGCAAACAGTCCTGACCTCGCTCGAAGACCGGGTGCAGATAAAGTACACCTACCTGAAACCGGCAACACCCGCGCAACTGTCTGAAGGCGGCTTTATACAGGAACGGGAACGGATCATTTACCTGTCAGACTCCGAAAACTACGTTCAGATCACACCCGTTATCAAATACGGAAACGTCGAAGTGCCAGTTCTGTCTAAACGCCAGATACAGTCCGTCGACAGCAAAGGGAAGCCGTTTACGGTCACCCGCGACGATGCCGCCGAAATTCAACTTACGATGGCGGTACTTCAGGCGCACCCTGATTTCTACGATCAACTGAACCAGTCCTGCTTCTATCTACACAAAAAACACGTGCTGGATGAGAACTGGTTTCTATCTGCTTTTGATACCTGGACCAGTCAGCATATTCACATTCTTGGCTTTAATACGCTCAGAAACAACAAACTAAACCACAACAAAGCCAGGGTTTCAGTCAATGTGAGCAGTGGGCTCAACTGGTTCGAAACTTCGCTGGGCCTCACCTACGGCAAACAAAGGGTATCGCTCAAACACCTCCACAAAGCCATAAAAAACAAAAGCCGTTTTGTTACCCTCGACGATGGAACCCAGGGCGTATTACCCACCGAATGGCTCGAACGCTTTACGGCTTTTTTCCAGGCGGGCGACGTGGTCGATGAGCAGATCCGCACACCCAGAGTCAGCTTTTCGAGTGTACGCGAGTTGTATACCGACGATGAACTGATGAACGACGTGAAAGACCAGTTGGCCCTGTTCGCCAAAGGTTTCCGTGATTTTGAGTCCATTCGGCCCGTTGCGGTGCCAACGGAGTTACAGGCCACGCTTCGCGATTACCAGAAAGAAGGGTTAAACTGGTTAAATTTTCTGGATGAGGTGGGGTTTGGCGGTTGTCTGGCCGACGATATGGGACTTGGGAAAACACTCCAGATCATTGCGTTTATCCTGCTGCAGCGCATGAAGAATCATACGTATACAAACCTGATTGTGGTGCCAACTTCCCTCCTGTTCAACTGGCAGGCCGAAGTAGCCCGGTTTGCGCCAAGTCTCACGATTCATACATTTTATGGAGCCAACCGTAGTCTGAGGAAAAAGGAGTTCGATCAATATGATATTATACTTACCTCATACGGCACGCTTCTGTCCGAGATTCGCTTTCTAAAAGAATACGCCTTCAACTACGTTTTTCTGGATGAATCGCAGGCAATAAAAAACCCGGAATCGCAACGCTATCAGGCAGCGCGGCTGTTGCATTCGCGCAACAAGATTGTGCTGACAGGCACTCCCACCGAAAACCATACTTTCGACCTGTATGGACAGCTTTCGTTTGCCTGTCCGGGCCTGTTGGGCAGTTACAATTATTTCAAAGCACACTACTCAACGCCCATCGACAAGTTTGACGACCGGCAACGTGCCCGCGAACTCCAGGCCAGAATCAGTCCGTTCATCCTTCGCCGAACAAAAGCACAGGTAGCCACCGAACTGCCCGACAAAACGGAAATGGTACTTCATTGCGAAATGGGGCCGGAACAACGGAGCGTGTATGACGCTTACGAACAGGAGTTCAGAAATTACCTGCTGACAACTAAAGAAGGTGATATTCCACGGGCTCGCCTGCATGTATTGCAGGGACTTACCAAGCTACGCCAGATTTGCAACTCGCCGGTGCTGCTTAACGATGAAGAATTTTACGGAAACTCTTCAGCGAAAATCGACGTGCTGATGGAGCAGATCGAGAACAAATCACCGAACCATAAAATCCTCGTCTTCTCACAGTTTGTAACCATGCTCGACCTCATCAGGACACAATTAGAAACCCGGCAGATTAGCTTCGAATACCTTACTGGACAAACCACAAACCGGGCCGCCAGTGTGAACCGGTTTCAGTCCGACGACACGGTACGGGTATTTTTAATCAGCCTCAAAGCCGGGGGTAATGGCCTCAACCTGACCCAGGCCGACTATGTGTATTTAGTAGACCCCTGGTGGAATCCAGCGGTTGAAAATCAGGCTATTGACCGAAGTTACCGAATTGGTCAAAAGAAAAACGTTATGGCAATTCGCTTACTATGCCCAAATACAATCGAAGAAAAGATTCTTGAACTACAGGCAAGCAAGCAGGAACTGGCCGATAATCTTGTCAGAACTGATATATCTATACTAAAATCTCTGTCAAAGAATGACTTACTACAGTTGTTAAGCTGA
- a CDS encoding PIN domain-containing protein translates to MGSRYLIDTNAIIDACIGLRKNLKIKLPDAIIAATALVHGRTIIIRNTKDFQAIAGLTCINLHEL, encoded by the coding sequence ATGGGATCGCGGTATTTAATAGACACCAACGCCATTATTGATGCTTGTATAGGCCTGCGTAAGAATTTGAAAATAAAACTTCCCGATGCCATTATTGCAGCTACGGCTTTGGTACATGGCCGAACCATTATCATCCGCAACACCAAAGACTTTCAGGCTATTGCCGGATTAACGTGTATCAATCTGCATGAACTGTGA
- a CDS encoding epoxide hydrolase family protein, which produces MELQPFRISIQQQTLDDLRERLAHTRWPDEINGAGWSYGTNLAYLKELTDYWQHHFDWRKQETMLNQLHQAKTTIDGLGVHFIHEHGKGPKPLPIILSHGWPDSFFRMYKLIPLLTDPEANGGSAEDAFDVVVPSIPGYGFSDRPKEKGFNQQRIAEIFSQLMTQVLGYPKFGAHGGDWGSSITEQIAFAHPDSLVGIHLTDIPFMHLFTVKPDDLTPEEQAYMKAGQAWQMSEGAYALIQSTKPQTLAYGLSDSPVGLLAWILEKFHIWSDTNGDVESKFTKDELLTNATIYWVTETINSANRLYYESQHNPPQTGASRTDVPTGIALFPKDLIKPPKAFADRFFNVQRWTEMSKGGHFAALEEPELLAEDIRAFFRPLRSGV; this is translated from the coding sequence ATGGAACTACAGCCTTTCAGGATTTCTATTCAGCAGCAAACGCTCGATGACCTGCGTGAGCGATTGGCCCATACACGCTGGCCTGATGAGATAAACGGAGCCGGGTGGTCATATGGCACTAACCTGGCTTATCTTAAAGAACTGACTGACTATTGGCAACATCATTTCGACTGGCGGAAACAGGAAACTATGCTTAATCAATTGCATCAAGCCAAAACGACAATTGATGGGTTGGGTGTTCACTTTATTCATGAACACGGGAAGGGGCCGAAACCATTGCCGATTATTTTGTCGCACGGCTGGCCAGACTCGTTTTTTCGGATGTATAAACTCATTCCGCTGCTTACTGACCCGGAAGCAAATGGAGGTAGTGCCGAAGATGCGTTCGATGTAGTGGTACCGTCAATTCCGGGCTATGGTTTTTCGGATCGACCAAAGGAGAAGGGCTTTAATCAACAACGTATTGCCGAAATATTCAGTCAGTTAATGACTCAAGTCCTTGGCTACCCTAAGTTTGGCGCTCACGGTGGCGACTGGGGGAGTAGCATCACGGAGCAGATTGCCTTTGCACACCCCGATTCCCTGGTGGGTATTCACCTAACCGATATTCCCTTCATGCACCTGTTTACAGTAAAGCCCGACGATCTGACCCCCGAAGAGCAGGCGTATATGAAAGCGGGCCAAGCATGGCAAATGAGTGAAGGAGCTTATGCCCTGATTCAATCTACGAAACCACAAACGCTGGCCTACGGCCTGAGCGATTCGCCGGTTGGTTTGCTGGCTTGGATACTGGAAAAATTTCATATCTGGAGTGACACGAACGGGGATGTAGAAAGCAAGTTTACAAAAGATGAGCTATTGACAAACGCAACCATTTACTGGGTAACGGAAACGATCAATTCGGCCAATCGACTGTACTATGAATCGCAGCACAATCCACCACAAACCGGTGCCTCAAGAACTGACGTACCCACAGGTATCGCACTATTTCCCAAAGATCTGATCAAGCCGCCCAAAGCGTTTGCCGACCGGTTTTTCAATGTTCAACGCTGGACAGAAATGTCTAAAGGCGGGCATTTTGCAGCGCTGGAAGAACCGGAACTTCTGGCAGAAGATATTCGGGCATTTTTTCGGCCATTGCGGTCGGGGGTTTAG
- a CDS encoding DUF3137 domain-containing protein — MSKLKKLFGPYKNDIWKQLAQEIDADFIESRFLKDSKVEASVKEWTVTLDTFVVPVGKVFITYTRMRAPYVNKDGFRFKLYRKGFFSDLGKKMGMQDIDVGFPEFDDRFIIQSKDEHKLQRLFANPKLRELIDAQPDISLEVEDDDGWLSAKFPEGVDQLTFKVVGVIKDIELLKQLYVLFAETLNQLCLIDSAYEDDPNIIFK, encoded by the coding sequence ATGAGTAAGCTGAAGAAACTATTTGGTCCCTATAAAAACGACATCTGGAAACAACTGGCTCAGGAAATCGACGCTGATTTTATTGAGAGTCGTTTTTTGAAAGATAGTAAAGTAGAAGCGAGCGTGAAGGAATGGACCGTTACACTGGATACTTTCGTTGTGCCGGTCGGAAAAGTATTCATCACCTATACCCGAATGAGAGCCCCCTATGTGAATAAGGACGGGTTTCGATTCAAACTATATCGGAAAGGTTTCTTTAGTGACCTGGGTAAAAAAATGGGGATGCAGGATATTGACGTCGGCTTCCCTGAATTCGATGATCGGTTCATTATTCAGAGTAAGGATGAGCATAAACTTCAGCGCCTGTTTGCAAATCCTAAACTACGGGAATTGATTGACGCCCAGCCCGATATCAGTTTGGAGGTGGAAGACGATGATGGCTGGCTTTCGGCTAAATTTCCCGAAGGCGTAGATCAGTTGACGTTTAAAGTGGTAGGCGTTATAAAGGACATAGAGCTGTTAAAACAGCTCTATGTCCTTTTTGCCGAAACGCTGAATCAGTTATGCTTGATTGATTCAGCTTACGAAGATGATCCCAATATTATATTCAAATGA
- a CDS encoding M1 family metallopeptidase, producing the protein MKSLILAFSITLLAGAANAQNLYMPRNVKQAYQKGTRSMDGKPGKNYWQNFARYNITINAMPPNRTIRGTEEITYINNSPDTLKTLVFKLILNSHKPGSARQSPVSTDYLTSGISIDKYTENNTVKPWRDAGTATQRQVSLNKPVMPHDSVKLSFDWHYDVSVESGREGALDSTTFFLAYFYPRVAVMDDYYGWDRTTFTEAQEFYNDFNDYTLTVNVPKDYIVWATGDLQNATEVLQPTYAKRLSESLQTDSLIHVATLADLMAKNVTTQQPVNAWKWKASYVPDMALCISNHYVWDASSVVVDKKTNRRSSVQAAFLDTAKDFHQMVSFGRHSLDWFSNNTPGVPYPYPKTTIVQGFADMEYPMMVNDGTTNDLNFSRFVAEHEIAHTWFPFYMGINETRYGFMDEGWVTAFEYLISQADLGNEQATKNFQLFRVRGWIKDPSAEQYLPIITPANVLSGAAMGNNEYGKAAIGYLALKELLGDAEFKKSLLEFMNRWHGKHPTPWDMFYSFNSASGKDLNWFWNNWFFSNNYIDFAIQNVVSTAAQSTITIQNIGGYVAPVDVVLTFADGTTETIHQTPAIWQTNQKQAIVKIPTKKKIQSVSLQGGIFMDADESNNSWKAK; encoded by the coding sequence ATGAAATCACTGATTTTAGCTTTTTCTATAACCCTATTGGCCGGAGCCGCCAATGCCCAGAATTTGTATATGCCGCGTAATGTTAAGCAGGCCTATCAGAAAGGAACGCGTTCGATGGATGGCAAGCCCGGTAAAAATTACTGGCAGAATTTTGCCCGCTACAACATCACCATTAACGCTATGCCACCCAATCGAACCATACGCGGCACAGAAGAAATCACTTATATTAACAACAGTCCGGATACACTTAAAACACTCGTTTTCAAGCTGATTCTTAATAGCCACAAACCCGGCTCAGCCCGCCAATCGCCAGTGTCAACAGACTACCTGACGTCGGGCATTTCAATTGACAAATACACGGAGAACAATACCGTAAAACCCTGGCGGGATGCCGGAACAGCTACGCAAAGACAGGTTTCGCTGAACAAGCCGGTTATGCCCCACGACTCCGTAAAACTCTCGTTCGACTGGCATTATGATGTTTCTGTTGAAAGCGGGCGCGAAGGCGCGCTCGATTCGACGACGTTTTTTCTGGCTTATTTCTACCCCCGAGTGGCCGTTATGGACGACTATTATGGCTGGGATCGCACCACGTTTACAGAAGCACAGGAATTTTATAACGACTTCAACGACTATACCCTCACGGTCAACGTGCCGAAAGATTACATCGTGTGGGCCACCGGCGATTTGCAGAACGCAACCGAAGTACTGCAACCCACCTATGCCAAGCGCCTGAGCGAATCCCTTCAAACAGACTCGCTGATTCACGTAGCAACACTGGCCGATTTAATGGCAAAAAACGTGACGACCCAACAGCCTGTCAACGCCTGGAAATGGAAAGCCAGCTACGTTCCCGACATGGCTTTGTGCATCAGTAATCATTATGTCTGGGATGCGTCGAGCGTAGTGGTGGACAAGAAAACGAACCGGCGGTCGAGCGTACAGGCGGCTTTTCTGGATACGGCCAAAGATTTCCATCAAATGGTTAGTTTCGGGCGGCACTCGCTGGATTGGTTCTCAAACAATACACCCGGGGTTCCCTACCCATATCCAAAAACAACTATCGTTCAGGGATTTGCCGATATGGAATACCCTATGATGGTGAACGACGGGACAACGAACGATTTGAATTTCTCGCGTTTTGTAGCCGAGCACGAGATTGCCCATACGTGGTTCCCGTTCTATATGGGCATTAACGAAACACGCTACGGCTTTATGGATGAGGGCTGGGTTACGGCCTTTGAATACCTGATCAGCCAGGCCGATTTAGGGAACGAGCAGGCCACAAAAAACTTCCAGTTGTTTCGGGTTAGAGGCTGGATCAAAGATCCGTCGGCAGAGCAGTATTTGCCGATCATAACGCCAGCCAACGTACTAAGCGGAGCCGCTATGGGCAACAACGAGTATGGGAAAGCGGCCATTGGTTATCTGGCTCTCAAAGAGTTGTTAGGCGATGCAGAGTTTAAGAAAAGTCTGCTTGAGTTTATGAATCGCTGGCACGGCAAGCATCCCACTCCCTGGGACATGTTTTACAGCTTCAACAGTGCATCGGGCAAAGACCTGAACTGGTTCTGGAACAACTGGTTTTTCAGCAACAACTACATCGACTTCGCCATTCAGAACGTCGTTTCCACAGCGGCTCAATCGACCATCACCATTCAGAATATTGGTGGCTACGTAGCACCGGTCGATGTTGTCCTGACATTTGCCGATGGCACTACCGAAACCATCCATCAGACCCCGGCAATCTGGCAAACAAATCAGAAACAGGCAATTGTGAAAATTCCGACGAAAAAGAAAATCCAGTCGGTATCGCTGCAAGGCGGCATTTTCATGGATGCCGACGAAAGCAATAATAGCTGGAAAGCGAAGTAG
- a CDS encoding DUF6169 family protein, translating to MKPKNQPELSLLSPLPYLLKDAENGVTFETDFGILYKISFTDDSDYLFESSFVNAVYSFSITHLAGQIQHKDPRVEQTVIKALLLTFEASPTALINYVCSLDDEQEAARNRLFHSSYLRVSKDAFVKLDHKNPDERVYSSVIFLRNHPAEKEINRMFRQVFEK from the coding sequence ATGAAACCAAAAAACCAGCCGGAGTTAAGTTTGTTGAGCCCTTTACCGTACCTGCTGAAGGACGCTGAGAACGGGGTCACTTTTGAGACAGATTTTGGAATACTTTATAAAATAAGCTTTACAGACGACTCAGACTATTTGTTTGAGTCGTCTTTTGTTAATGCCGTTTACTCTTTTTCGATAACCCATCTGGCAGGACAGATTCAACATAAAGATCCACGTGTTGAACAAACTGTTATAAAAGCTCTCCTGCTCACTTTTGAAGCATCGCCCACTGCGTTGATTAATTATGTCTGTAGCTTAGACGATGAGCAAGAGGCAGCCAGAAACAGGCTTTTTCACAGTTCGTATCTTCGAGTGAGCAAAGACGCTTTTGTGAAACTTGATCACAAAAACCCCGACGAACGAGTTTATTCATCTGTCATCTTCCTGCGAAATCATCCAGCTGAAAAGGAAATAAACAGAATGTTCCGGCAAGTTTTTGAGAAGTAG
- a CDS encoding M61 family metallopeptidase encodes MKLVRLFFLGTALLVARFSLAKPTTPLVYEVNLNDRTDDQFKVTLHVTGLTAENAIYQFASTAPGTYQVMDIGRYVRSFKAFDAKGRELKTKQVSTNQWKFDQPQKVSTVQYSIAETWDTPVNEHKPYNMCGTSIEKDHVLINGQGVFGYPGGMQNAPIDLKIDFPAEWSVGTALEKNDKGYFTAANYDRIVDSPILLGRLTKATTTVAGAQIDVYTYSKNDKIKSDQLLTNMQSMLTAAGQFLKQLPVKHYTFLYHFEDQDWGAWEHSYSSEYVIKEEEFSKKLADNMTSIAAHEFFHVVTPLNIHSEIIQQFNFVTPTPSEHLWLYEGVTEWASDAMQLRGQIMDLPTYFDEQSQKIAYDKSLDTTYSLSKLGLTCYTDEGQRQYGNIYARGALVAGLLDIRLLELSNGKRGLREVINELATTYGPNQAFPEKEFFTIFTQKTYPEIADFFNRYIKAAEPLPFSEYYGKLGITYALSVPTGQKVPSMGMGASLVDNKFLLRTVGDSLRKAGLQEKDEWIAYNGKPVTMETIGAIQDEMKQQKAGDVYELTVKRDGQEIRAKSTVYEKELVRNYQFQLDPQATPQQLQLREVWQRNL; translated from the coding sequence ATGAAGCTAGTACGCCTTTTTTTTCTGGGCACTGCCCTGCTTGTTGCCCGGTTCTCGTTGGCCAAACCAACCACTCCGCTGGTGTATGAGGTGAACCTGAACGACCGCACCGACGATCAGTTCAAGGTGACCCTGCACGTGACTGGCTTAACAGCCGAGAATGCCATTTACCAGTTTGCCTCCACTGCTCCCGGCACCTATCAGGTTATGGACATTGGCCGTTACGTTCGGTCGTTCAAGGCGTTTGATGCCAAAGGCCGCGAACTGAAAACGAAACAGGTCTCCACCAACCAATGGAAATTTGACCAACCCCAAAAAGTAAGCACCGTTCAGTACAGCATTGCCGAAACCTGGGATACGCCCGTCAACGAACATAAGCCGTACAATATGTGTGGAACATCCATCGAAAAAGACCACGTGCTTATTAACGGGCAGGGTGTATTTGGCTATCCGGGTGGCATGCAGAACGCGCCCATTGACCTGAAGATCGACTTCCCGGCAGAATGGTCGGTTGGAACGGCACTGGAGAAAAACGACAAAGGTTATTTTACCGCTGCCAACTACGACCGCATTGTCGATTCCCCCATTTTATTGGGTCGCCTGACAAAAGCCACCACGACGGTTGCCGGTGCACAGATCGACGTGTACACCTACTCTAAAAACGACAAGATCAAGTCCGACCAACTGCTCACCAACATGCAGTCGATGCTAACGGCGGCCGGGCAGTTTTTGAAGCAGTTGCCCGTTAAACATTATACCTTTCTATATCACTTCGAGGATCAGGATTGGGGAGCCTGGGAGCATTCGTACAGTTCGGAATACGTTATAAAAGAAGAGGAGTTCTCAAAAAAACTGGCCGACAACATGACATCGATTGCCGCGCATGAGTTCTTCCATGTTGTCACGCCGTTGAACATTCACAGCGAAATAATTCAGCAGTTCAACTTCGTAACACCAACACCTTCCGAGCATTTGTGGCTCTACGAAGGCGTAACAGAATGGGCTAGTGATGCTATGCAGTTGCGGGGCCAGATCATGGACTTACCCACTTATTTTGATGAACAGAGTCAAAAAATAGCCTACGATAAAAGCCTCGATACAACCTACAGCTTAAGTAAACTGGGCCTGACCTGTTACACAGACGAAGGGCAGCGTCAATACGGGAACATATACGCCCGTGGTGCGTTGGTGGCCGGTTTGCTGGACATTCGCCTGTTGGAGCTATCGAATGGCAAGCGCGGTTTGCGGGAGGTTATCAACGAACTGGCCACAACGTACGGACCCAATCAGGCCTTTCCGGAAAAAGAATTCTTTACCATCTTTACCCAAAAGACGTATCCCGAAATTGCTGACTTCTTCAACAGATACATAAAAGCCGCCGAGCCCTTGCCGTTTAGCGAGTATTACGGCAAATTAGGCATAACCTATGCGCTGTCTGTACCGACTGGCCAAAAAGTGCCTTCGATGGGTATGGGAGCCAGCTTGGTTGACAATAAATTCTTGCTGAGAACCGTAGGTGATTCGCTGCGTAAAGCTGGTTTGCAGGAGAAAGATGAATGGATTGCGTATAATGGAAAGCCCGTAACGATGGAAACAATTGGGGCCATTCAGGACGAAATGAAGCAGCAGAAAGCTGGAGATGTTTATGAGTTGACAGTCAAACGGGACGGTCAGGAAATACGCGCGAAAAGCACGGTTTATGAAAAAGAACTTGTGCGCAACTATCAATTTCAACTCGACCCGCAGGCAACGCCCCAGCAACTACAATTACGCGAGGTCTGGCAACGAAATTTATAA
- a CDS encoding Bcr/CflA family multidrug efflux MFS transporter, which produces MTRRQHFISILILGILSTISPFSIDMYLPGFPAIAKDLHTPISQVQLSLTAYLVGISVGQLLYGPLLDRFGRKLPLYAGLLVYIAASVGCALSTSIDMLILMRLLQALGGCVGLVAAQALVRDLFPVNQIAQVFSLLTLVIAVSPMIAPTVGGYATIAFGWHSIFIILAVVAALMLVGVFFFLPDGKQPDPALSLRPKAVMGSFFTVLKQPQFLTYSLVGGIATAAPFAYLAGSSDVFMTIYHVSEQQYGWIFAFLAIAMIGPTQLNRFLLKRFSNEQIIFTTLIYQSIVGLLLVIGTWAGWYGLFGLIGMLFLFLGGQGMTNPNASALSLAPFSRHAGSAAALMGSFRMGFGSIISAAVSVLHNNTAIPMVGVMTVCVILGLVILLIGERVIRYQPKPGDLDEPMTEVML; this is translated from the coding sequence ATGACTCGCCGACAACACTTTATTAGTATTCTGATTTTGGGCATTCTGTCTACTATCAGTCCTTTTTCTATCGACATGTATTTGCCGGGATTTCCGGCTATTGCCAAAGACCTGCACACGCCCATTTCGCAGGTTCAGCTCTCGTTAACGGCTTATTTAGTCGGCATTTCGGTAGGGCAACTTCTATACGGCCCGTTATTGGATCGGTTTGGGCGCAAGTTGCCGCTCTATGCGGGTTTACTCGTGTACATAGCCGCATCGGTGGGCTGTGCGTTAAGTACGTCCATCGATATGCTCATCCTGATGCGGCTTTTACAGGCGCTGGGTGGTTGCGTTGGGCTGGTAGCCGCCCAGGCGCTGGTGCGCGATTTATTTCCCGTTAACCAGATCGCACAGGTATTCTCGTTGCTCACGCTGGTTATTGCCGTGTCGCCTATGATAGCCCCAACGGTGGGTGGGTATGCGACGATAGCGTTTGGCTGGCATTCTATTTTTATCATTCTGGCTGTCGTAGCGGCTTTGATGTTGGTTGGTGTCTTTTTTTTCTTACCCGACGGCAAACAACCCGACCCGGCTCTATCCTTACGTCCGAAGGCGGTTATGGGCAGTTTTTTTACCGTACTGAAACAGCCCCAATTTCTGACGTATTCGCTCGTAGGGGGCATTGCCACGGCCGCCCCGTTCGCTTATCTAGCAGGCTCTTCTGATGTGTTCATGACCATTTATCACGTCAGCGAACAGCAATACGGCTGGATTTTTGCCTTTCTGGCCATCGCCATGATTGGCCCAACGCAATTGAATCGGTTTTTGCTAAAACGGTTCAGTAATGAGCAGATCATCTTTACAACCCTGATTTATCAATCTATTGTCGGGCTGCTTTTGGTTATTGGCACCTGGGCGGGCTGGTATGGTCTGTTTGGTCTTATCGGGATGCTATTTCTATTTCTGGGCGGGCAAGGCATGACAAACCCCAATGCATCGGCTCTGTCGCTGGCACCTTTTTCCCGTCATGCTGGTAGTGCTGCGGCTTTGATGGGCAGTTTTCGTATGGGTTTTGGCTCCATTATTTCAGCGGCCGTTAGCGTCTTGCATAACAATACGGCGATCCCGATGGTGGGTGTTATGACGGTTTGTGTTATCCTTGGCCTGGTCATTCTTCTGATTGGCGAACGCGTTATTCGCTACCAGCCCAAACCCGGTGATCTTGATGAGCCCATGACCGAGGTTATGTTGTAA